In Leptospiraceae bacterium, one DNA window encodes the following:
- a CDS encoding radical SAM protein: MEDKKITVATKEGDLILDSHKLSYHYDRVKAWENGEKIAPVSVDMALTRSCGAMCKFCYAMMQEPQERPPIKENEALNLLDDFAEIGVKGVSLISDGESTLSKVYVPFIQHAHKIGIDVGNATNAWEWEPEKIEKVLPYLTWVRFTVAAGRPESYAKIMYKGPSYTKVFDRAMSHIKYAIDLKKRKKLNVTLGIQMVLMPEFKDEIIPFAKLAVDLGADYGVIKHCSDDENHTLGVDYDQYESMYSLLQEAESLSNEETKIIVKWEKIKDKGIPSYKRFYGPQFLLQISGSGLIAPSGMFFNARYSKLHMGNFTDERFIDIFKSDRYTRIMQYLASPAFDAQTMMGTLPIQHYVSIALDNHIKGIERLRPAQGPNPLHVNFL; encoded by the coding sequence ATGGAAGATAAAAAGATTACTGTAGCAACGAAAGAAGGAGACTTGATTTTAGATTCTCATAAGTTGTCTTATCATTATGATAGAGTTAAAGCATGGGAAAATGGTGAGAAAATTGCACCGGTTAGCGTTGACATGGCTCTAACGCGATCCTGTGGAGCCATGTGCAAGTTTTGCTATGCAATGATGCAAGAACCGCAGGAGAGACCTCCGATAAAGGAGAATGAAGCTCTAAATTTGTTAGATGACTTTGCTGAAATTGGTGTAAAAGGGGTCTCCTTGATTTCAGATGGGGAAAGCACTTTGTCAAAAGTTTATGTTCCATTTATCCAACATGCACATAAAATTGGTATAGATGTGGGAAATGCCACAAATGCCTGGGAGTGGGAGCCAGAAAAAATTGAGAAAGTACTTCCTTATTTAACCTGGGTGAGATTTACCGTAGCTGCGGGAAGACCGGAAAGCTATGCAAAAATTATGTATAAAGGACCATCATACACTAAAGTTTTTGATCGTGCTATGTCGCATATTAAGTATGCTATAGATTTAAAGAAAAGAAAAAAATTAAATGTAACATTAGGAATTCAGATGGTTTTGATGCCAGAATTTAAAGATGAAATTATTCCATTTGCTAAATTAGCTGTTGACTTAGGTGCAGATTATGGAGTAATTAAACATTGCTCTGATGACGAGAATCATACTCTTGGGGTTGATTATGATCAATATGAAAGTATGTATAGTTTATTGCAAGAGGCAGAATCATTAAGCAATGAAGAGACAAAGATAATTGTGAAATGGGAAAAAATCAAAGACAAAGGTATCCCGTCCTACAAAAGATTTTATGGACCACAATTTTTATTACAAATCAGTGGAAGTGGATTAATCGCACCTTCTGGTATGTTTTTTAATGCAAGATATTCAAAGTTGCATATGGGTAATTTTACAGATGAAAGGTTTATAGATATTTTTAAGTCTGATAGGTATACCAGAATTATGCAATATTTAGCCTCGCCTGCTTTTGATGCTCAAACAATGATGGGGACTTTACCTATTCAGCACTATGTAAGTATTGCATTAGATAATCATATTAAAGGAATCGAAAGGCTTCGTCCTGCACAAGGTCCGAATCCATTGCACGTTAATTTTCTGTAA